One region of Bacillus pumilus genomic DNA includes:
- the gerR gene encoding sporulation-specific transcriptional regulator GerR yields the protein MTITRQDAWTQDEDLLLAEVVLRHIRDGGTQLSAFEEVGKALSRTAAACGFRWNSYVRKQYQAGIELAKKQRKELRKKIGIHSSGLPQHALTIEEKTTSNQAELTLREVIQFLEQLEKEPDGPTHLREELADAQHQLKSLIEENEHLKRQLKMTEEDYRALISIVERVKQNISLKEYAK from the coding sequence TTGACAATTACAAGGCAGGACGCATGGACACAGGATGAAGATTTACTTTTAGCAGAAGTTGTCTTAAGGCACATTCGAGACGGAGGAACGCAGCTTTCCGCATTTGAGGAAGTCGGGAAAGCATTGTCAAGAACAGCGGCAGCATGTGGTTTCAGGTGGAACTCATACGTTAGAAAACAATATCAGGCAGGCATAGAGCTGGCAAAAAAACAGCGGAAAGAATTGCGCAAAAAAATAGGTATTCATTCCTCTGGTTTACCACAGCATGCGTTAACCATAGAAGAGAAGACTACTTCAAATCAGGCTGAATTGACCCTTCGAGAAGTGATTCAGTTTTTAGAGCAGCTTGAAAAAGAACCTGATGGACCTACTCATTTACGCGAAGAACTGGCAGATGCACAGCATCAATTGAAGTCACTTATAGAAGAAAATGAACACTTAAAGCGGCAATTAAAAATGACAGAAGAAGATTACCGGGCACTCATAAGTATTGTTGAAAGAGTCAAACAGAATATCAGCTTAAAAGAATA
- the rpmF gene encoding 50S ribosomal protein L32, which translates to MAVPFRRTSKMKKRLRRTHFKLQVPGMVACPECGEMKISHRVCKSCGTYKGKDVKSN; encoded by the coding sequence ATGGCTGTACCTTTTAGAAGAACTTCTAAAATGAAAAAAAGATTGCGTCGTACGCATTTCAAACTACAAGTACCTGGTATGGTAGCTTGCCCAGAATGCGGTGAAATGAAAATTTCTCATCGTGTCTGCAAATCTTGCGGAACATACAAAGGCAAAGACGTAAAAAGCAACTAA
- a CDS encoding nucleotidyltransferase: MKATGVVVEYNPFHYGHAYHVRQAKTHTSSDVAIAVMSGSFLQRGEPAIVSKWARTKMALQNGVDIVCELPYIYAVQKAETFANGAVAILDALKCRSLFFGSEDGDIKAFERTARAWHEKKEEIDLFTKGKVKEGLSYPAAAAAAFQEVIDPKHLLDLSLPNNILGFHYVKAILERSPHMQPFTSQRISSGYHDEELPENQKIASATSIRKALKDHGTFETVAPYLPEATLKQLHDYHSSYGLLHTQEAYFSFLKHVFHTMDTAELEGIYEIEEGIEHRMQKAITHASSYEEYLSLVKTKRYTWTRLQRMNTHLLMRVKKSAMHELLKEKKAPYIRLLGMSKKGQQYLSLVKKELDVPLVSKLSAFSHPALNLDIRASRVFSLPVSEPMQTNLTEAEFKTSPIRYDEETGLFQS; encoded by the coding sequence TTGAAAGCAACAGGAGTCGTTGTCGAGTATAATCCATTTCATTATGGACATGCCTATCATGTTCGTCAGGCGAAAACACATACCTCCTCAGATGTTGCCATTGCCGTCATGAGCGGTTCCTTCCTCCAGCGCGGTGAGCCTGCCATCGTCTCAAAATGGGCGCGGACAAAAATGGCACTGCAAAACGGTGTAGACATTGTGTGTGAGCTTCCATACATATACGCAGTGCAAAAGGCAGAAACCTTTGCAAACGGTGCTGTGGCGATTCTAGATGCTTTAAAATGCCGCTCCCTTTTTTTCGGCAGCGAGGATGGTGACATCAAAGCATTCGAGCGAACAGCTCGTGCTTGGCATGAGAAAAAAGAAGAAATTGACCTTTTCACAAAAGGAAAAGTAAAAGAGGGCCTTAGTTATCCAGCTGCAGCTGCTGCTGCGTTTCAAGAGGTGATTGATCCTAAGCACTTACTGGATCTGTCTCTGCCCAATAACATTTTAGGTTTCCATTATGTCAAAGCCATCTTGGAGAGATCCCCTCACATGCAGCCCTTTACCTCTCAAAGGATTTCATCTGGTTATCATGATGAAGAACTACCTGAAAATCAGAAAATCGCAAGCGCAACAAGTATACGAAAAGCGTTAAAAGATCATGGTACATTTGAAACAGTCGCCCCTTATCTCCCAGAAGCTACGCTCAAGCAATTACATGACTATCATTCTTCATATGGTCTTCTACATACACAAGAAGCCTACTTTAGCTTCTTAAAACACGTTTTTCACACAATGGATACGGCAGAACTAGAAGGCATCTATGAAATCGAAGAAGGCATCGAACACCGCATGCAAAAGGCGATTACACATGCGTCCTCCTACGAGGAATATCTATCACTTGTGAAAACAAAACGCTATACGTGGACGAGGCTGCAACGGATGAACACACATCTCTTAATGAGGGTGAAAAAGAGTGCCATGCATGAGCTGCTGAAAGAGAAAAAAGCGCCTTATATTCGTTTACTTGGTATGTCAAAGAAAGGGCAGCAATACTTATCTCTTGTGAAAAAAGAATTGGACGTGCCGCTCGTCAGTAAGCTGTCTGCCTTTTCACATCCCGCACTTAATCTTGATATTCGCGCATCCCGCGTCTTCAGCCTGCCCGTTAGTGAGCCGATGCAAACGAACTTAACGGAAGCGGAATTTAAAACCTCACCGATCCGATATGATGAAGAGACTGGTCTCTTCCAGTCTTAG
- the ylbJ gene encoding sporulation integral membrane protein YlbJ, with translation MKKWNTLFIAAFFIFLTATVITHPQASLQASKNGLAMWWEVVFPSLLPFFILSELLISFGIVRFVGVLLEPFMRPIFRVPGVGGFVLAMGMASGFPSGAKLTTRLRQEGQLTQIEAERLVSFTNSSNPLFIFGAVAVGFFHHPALGIVLACAHYLGNLAVGVTMRGYKARHDAHLRSRKQILFPPFQEAFSALHTARLAEKRPLGQILSDAVMSSVQTLFMIGGFIILFSVFSKMLSVVHVTDLLSIGIGYMLQTMHLPPELDLAMIAGLFEITLGSQLTGSQEVTLLAKTIVVSFILGFSGFSVQAQVAGILAATDIRFKPFFFARLLHGIYAAVFAFLLFKPLYVSRSDMALPAGAFEASQQVVMYSSVLWNQLVTAGPLITLCSLILYTALYYQKLKKG, from the coding sequence ATGAAAAAATGGAACACTCTGTTCATCGCTGCTTTTTTTATCTTTTTAACAGCCACTGTGATTACACATCCACAAGCCTCTTTGCAAGCGTCTAAAAATGGACTTGCAATGTGGTGGGAGGTTGTATTTCCATCATTGCTTCCTTTTTTTATTTTGTCCGAGCTATTAATTAGTTTCGGGATTGTCAGATTTGTCGGGGTATTATTAGAGCCATTTATGCGCCCCATCTTTCGAGTGCCTGGTGTAGGCGGATTTGTCCTAGCGATGGGAATGGCATCAGGCTTTCCTTCTGGTGCGAAATTAACCACAAGACTCAGGCAAGAAGGACAACTGACACAAATCGAAGCAGAGCGCCTCGTTTCTTTTACAAATTCATCGAACCCATTGTTTATTTTCGGTGCGGTGGCTGTTGGTTTTTTTCATCATCCAGCTTTAGGAATTGTTTTGGCCTGCGCACATTATTTAGGGAATCTCGCTGTTGGGGTGACGATGCGAGGATATAAAGCACGGCATGATGCACATCTGAGAAGCCGTAAGCAAATTTTATTCCCACCGTTTCAAGAGGCATTCAGCGCTCTTCATACAGCAAGACTCGCAGAGAAAAGACCGCTCGGCCAAATTTTAAGTGATGCGGTCATGTCATCAGTCCAAACACTCTTTATGATTGGCGGCTTTATTATCTTATTTTCTGTGTTTAGCAAAATGCTGTCAGTTGTTCATGTGACGGATCTCTTATCCATAGGGATCGGATATATGCTGCAAACGATGCACCTTCCGCCAGAATTAGATCTTGCGATGATTGCCGGTTTATTTGAAATCACATTAGGAAGTCAGCTGACAGGGTCACAGGAAGTCACCCTTCTTGCTAAAACGATTGTCGTCAGCTTTATATTAGGATTCAGCGGGTTTTCTGTTCAAGCTCAGGTCGCTGGCATTCTGGCGGCAACAGATATACGCTTTAAACCGTTTTTCTTCGCTCGTTTGCTTCACGGGATTTATGCAGCTGTTTTTGCCTTCTTATTGTTCAAGCCTCTTTATGTCTCTCGATCTGACATGGCTCTCCCAGCAGGTGCCTTTGAAGCAAGCCAGCAGGTCGTCATGTACAGCAGTGTGCTTTGGAATCAGCTTGTGACAGCTGGCCCTTTGATCACGCTATGCAGCTTGATCTTGTATACGGCGCTATACTATCAGAAATTAAAAAAAGGATGA
- a CDS encoding YceD family protein → MKWTVYQLHQKAKNSFDFHETVDLNELTSLHSDIRRISPVEVKGTGVIESKQVAFDLTITGEMTLPCSRTLVDVNYPFAISTKELFVLHKTDDIEDEDVSIVEDDIIDLTPLVKEEILLEVPMQIFCDQTDVKGAAPQEGNDWAVISEDAHQNRIDPRLEGLKKLLEENNES, encoded by the coding sequence TTGAAATGGACAGTTTATCAGTTACATCAAAAAGCTAAAAACAGCTTCGATTTTCATGAGACGGTTGACTTAAATGAACTTACTAGCCTTCATTCAGATATACGTCGCATTTCACCGGTAGAGGTGAAAGGGACTGGAGTGATCGAATCAAAGCAAGTCGCATTTGATTTAACCATCACAGGTGAAATGACATTGCCTTGTTCAAGAACGCTTGTTGATGTAAATTATCCATTTGCGATTTCAACGAAAGAACTATTTGTACTTCATAAGACAGACGACATAGAAGATGAAGACGTTTCTATTGTAGAAGACGATATCATCGACTTAACGCCTTTAGTCAAGGAAGAAATTCTTCTTGAAGTGCCGATGCAAATCTTTTGCGACCAAACGGACGTAAAAGGTGCTGCACCACAAGAAGGGAATGACTGGGCGGTCATTTCGGAAGATGCACATCAAAACCGAATTGATCCGCGTCTGGAAGGCTTGAAGAAGCTCTTAGAAGAAAATAATGAATCTTAA
- a CDS encoding patatin-like phospholipase family protein yields MRRPVIGLALGSGGARGMAHIGVLSSLEKQGIQVDMIAGSSIGALVGSFYAAGQDVEKMKKLALVFRKKYYADYTLPKIGLLKGNRILQLIHTFTYGKKFEELKMPLAVVACDLETGEKVVFKKGSVSQAVRASISIPGVFVPHEMGGRQLVDGAVVDRIPVSVLKDMGADLIIASDVSRVKKTEKATRLSDVIMQSLDILQNELVRHQTIHADVMIRPRLETFSSSAFAQVQEMIEAGELAADQLTGTLKDVIDKWEC; encoded by the coding sequence ATGAGGCGACCAGTCATCGGGCTTGCGTTAGGCTCTGGAGGTGCGAGGGGAATGGCACATATCGGAGTTTTATCTAGTCTTGAGAAACAAGGTATTCAGGTAGATATGATTGCTGGCAGCAGTATTGGCGCACTTGTTGGGAGCTTTTATGCGGCAGGACAGGACGTAGAAAAAATGAAAAAACTTGCACTTGTCTTCAGAAAAAAGTATTATGCTGACTATACACTGCCAAAAATCGGTCTTTTAAAAGGAAATCGAATTTTGCAGCTGATTCACACGTTTACATATGGGAAAAAATTCGAAGAATTAAAAATGCCCCTTGCAGTGGTTGCCTGTGACCTCGAGACAGGGGAGAAGGTCGTGTTTAAAAAAGGGTCTGTCTCACAAGCAGTCAGAGCAAGCATCAGCATTCCGGGCGTGTTTGTTCCTCATGAAATGGGCGGCAGACAGCTAGTGGATGGAGCGGTTGTGGACCGCATTCCTGTGTCTGTTTTAAAAGATATGGGCGCAGACCTCATCATCGCCTCTGATGTATCAAGAGTGAAAAAAACGGAAAAGGCGACGAGATTATCGGATGTGATTATGCAAAGTTTGGACATCCTTCAAAATGAATTGGTCCGTCATCAAACCATTCACGCTGATGTCATGATTCGGCCGAGGCTTGAAACATTTAGCTCGAGTGCGTTCGCGCAGGTGCAGGAGATGATTGAAGCAGGTGAGCTTGCCGCAGATCAACTAACAGGTACACTGAAAGATGTCATTGATAAATGGGAGTGTTAA
- a CDS encoding SepM family pheromone-processing serine protease — protein MKKLNIRWLSFFVVILVLCGLTFVKLPYYVTKPGDATEIAPHIQVDGGYGEKGSFSLMTIKVGPANPYTYLLAKMNKYDEIVPEENIKADGESDQDYMKRQLQLMKSSQENAMIAAYTKAGKKVDYTFNGVYASYVMKGMPAYGKIEVGDRIKSVDGKTYDSADKMVSYISSKKAGTSVRFVLERNGKDMTEKVTLKPFKEEPNRVGIGVSLFTDRNVKVSPSIKVDIENIGGPSAGLMMSLEIYNQLTKEDETHGYAIAGTGTIDADGTVGPIGGIDQKVVAADKAGKDIFFAPNDKGDPNSDYRNAVKTAKDIKSDMKIVPVDTMQDALNYLNKLKEKAS, from the coding sequence ATGAAAAAATTAAATATTCGCTGGCTCAGCTTTTTTGTCGTTATCCTTGTATTATGTGGCTTAACCTTTGTCAAACTGCCATATTACGTGACAAAGCCGGGTGATGCAACCGAGATTGCTCCCCACATTCAAGTAGACGGCGGATATGGCGAGAAGGGCAGCTTCTCTCTTATGACAATTAAAGTAGGTCCAGCCAATCCGTATACGTATTTGCTTGCGAAAATGAATAAATATGATGAAATCGTCCCAGAAGAAAATATTAAAGCGGACGGGGAGTCGGATCAAGATTATATGAAACGGCAGCTTCAGCTGATGAAAAGCTCGCAAGAAAATGCCATGATTGCAGCATATACAAAAGCAGGTAAAAAAGTAGATTATACGTTTAACGGCGTATATGCAAGCTACGTGATGAAAGGAATGCCTGCTTACGGCAAAATTGAAGTGGGCGACCGAATTAAAAGCGTTGATGGCAAGACCTATGATTCTGCTGATAAAATGGTTTCGTATATCAGCAGCAAAAAAGCAGGTACATCTGTCCGTTTTGTCCTTGAACGAAATGGCAAAGACATGACGGAGAAAGTGACGTTAAAACCATTTAAAGAAGAGCCGAATCGAGTTGGAATTGGCGTATCATTATTTACAGACCGAAATGTGAAAGTCTCACCTTCTATTAAGGTGGATATTGAAAATATCGGCGGACCGTCAGCGGGTCTTATGATGTCACTTGAAATTTATAACCAGCTGACAAAAGAAGACGAAACACATGGCTATGCGATTGCAGGAACGGGAACGATTGACGCCGATGGAACGGTCGGTCCAATTGGTGGAATCGATCAAAAGGTCGTGGCGGCAGATAAAGCAGGAAAAGATATATTCTTTGCACCGAATGATAAAGGTGATCCAAATTCAGACTATAGAAATGCTGTCAAAACAGCGAAAGATATTAAAAGTGATATGAAAATTGTGCCTGTAGATACAATGCAAGATGCCCTGAACTATTTAAACAAATTAAAAGAGAAAGCATCTTAA